A region from the Sphingomonas flavescens genome encodes:
- the hisF gene encoding imidazole glycerol phosphate synthase subunit HisF, translating into MPARRIIPCLDVKDGRVVKGVQFRDHRDAGDIVEQANRYRDEGADELVFYDIGASAEGRSIDLGWVREIARIIDIPFAVAGGLRTRDQAAACLDAGADKISLNSPALERPQLIDELARDFGSQCVVLGVDSFAVQGDYFVKQYTGDPDRTLDAGRRTLDWVREACDRGAGEVVVNCMRRDGVRGGYDLAHTQAVVTAVDVPVIASGGAGIPEHFRDAFLDVGVSGALAATVFHDRIIAIPELKEFLTACGIETRR; encoded by the coding sequence TTGCCCGCGCGTAGGATCATTCCATGCCTTGACGTCAAGGACGGGCGCGTCGTCAAAGGCGTGCAATTCCGTGACCACCGCGACGCCGGCGACATTGTCGAGCAGGCCAACAGGTACCGCGATGAAGGGGCCGACGAACTCGTGTTCTACGACATCGGTGCAAGCGCGGAGGGCCGCAGCATCGACCTCGGATGGGTTCGCGAAATTGCCCGGATCATAGATATCCCATTCGCGGTGGCCGGGGGGCTGCGGACGCGAGACCAGGCGGCAGCTTGCCTGGATGCCGGCGCGGACAAGATTTCCCTGAATTCCCCGGCACTTGAGCGGCCGCAGTTGATTGACGAACTGGCACGGGATTTCGGCAGTCAGTGCGTTGTGCTCGGCGTCGACAGCTTCGCTGTCCAGGGCGACTATTTCGTCAAGCAATACACCGGCGATCCGGACCGTACGCTTGATGCTGGTCGGCGGACACTCGACTGGGTTCGTGAGGCTTGTGATCGCGGCGCGGGAGAAGTTGTCGTCAATTGCATGCGCCGCGACGGGGTCCGCGGCGGCTATGATCTCGCGCACACCCAGGCGGTTGTCACCGCGGTCGACGTTCCGGTTATCGCCTCAGGAGGCGCCGGAATCCCCGAGCATTTCCGCGACGCCTTCCTAGACGTGGGGGTTAGTGGAGCGCTGGCCGCTACGGTCTTCCACGATCGCATCATCGCCATACCGGAGCTTAAGGAGTTTCTGACCGCATGCGGGATCGAAACGCGCCGCTAA
- the hisH gene encoding imidazole glycerol phosphate synthase subunit HisH — translation MNVAIVNLGCGNIGSVRLAFERFGIDPLVTADAKSISTADRVILPGVGAAGFAMERIDALGLRQTLMTLRQPALGVCLGMQLLFESSDEDETPCLGLIEGRVRKLEAATGLPVPHMGWTRVTARSSENGIRDGDYFYFAHSYACDVGPATVATATYGREIAAVVRRDNWIGAQFHPERSGNAGTRFLEAFLR, via the coding sequence GTGAACGTTGCGATCGTCAATCTAGGTTGCGGCAATATCGGATCGGTTCGCTTGGCGTTCGAACGGTTCGGCATTGATCCTCTGGTAACCGCCGATGCTAAAAGCATTTCCACCGCCGATCGGGTCATTCTGCCGGGCGTCGGCGCGGCTGGCTTCGCGATGGAACGGATCGATGCGCTTGGTCTGCGTCAAACCCTGATGACGTTAAGGCAACCTGCGCTTGGCGTCTGCCTTGGCATGCAATTGCTGTTTGAAAGTAGCGACGAAGATGAAACGCCCTGTCTCGGATTGATCGAGGGCAGGGTTCGCAAGCTTGAAGCGGCAACCGGACTGCCTGTTCCCCACATGGGCTGGACGCGGGTCACGGCGAGGTCGTCAGAAAACGGAATTCGGGACGGCGATTATTTCTACTTCGCGCACAGTTACGCTTGCGATGTTGGCCCGGCGACCGTCGCGACGGCAACCTATGGCCGCGAAATCGCGGCCGTGGTGCGGCGAGACAACTGGATCGGCGCGCAGTTTCATCCTGAACGCTCCGGCAATGCAGGAACGCGATTTCTCGAAGCGTTTCTCCGATGA
- the hisC gene encoding histidinol-phosphate transaminase, translated as MSTLAARLARPEVLQLSPFDISANANVEFGPNAIKLDANENPFAPLGDGPLAVNVNRYPEPQPRGLVAAMAALYGVDSDRLVITRGADDAIDMLLRAFCRPQVDAIAISSPTFTAYQHFANLQGARVVDVPLGPNFDFGAERFIAGVRGQGVKLAFICSPNNPTGNEVDPAAVLRVADALDEVIVVVDEAYLEFSSTPSLAIAASARPNLVVLKTLSKAYGLAGARVGAAIGNADLIAIASRVLPPYPLPTLSIEAALAALNPARRALHEERINRIKSERDRLAPLLATSPLIRSVRNGGGNFLFLEVEDPEARASELRRLGIRVRFRPQAAPGGLRLTIGTEAENAAALSAFGINERGNCARKADVVRETKETSIAVAIDLDSPSPRRVHTGIPFYDHMLDQVAAHGGFSLVLECDGDLEIDAHHSVEDCAITLGTALSNALGERRGIGRFGFALPMDEAEAQVLIDVSGRPFSRFEGQFSASHIGDYPTEMTEHVFRSFADSLGAAIHVRVEGDNDHHKTEACFKAFGRALRQAIRFDGDAQALPSTKGVL; from the coding sequence ATGAGCACGCTAGCTGCCCGCCTCGCGAGGCCCGAAGTGCTCCAGCTCTCGCCATTCGACATTTCGGCCAACGCAAACGTGGAGTTTGGCCCTAACGCTATCAAGCTCGACGCTAACGAAAATCCCTTCGCGCCGCTTGGTGATGGGCCGCTGGCAGTCAACGTCAATCGCTACCCCGAGCCGCAACCTCGCGGTCTCGTTGCGGCAATGGCCGCCTTATATGGCGTTGACAGTGACCGCTTGGTGATCACGCGCGGTGCCGACGACGCCATCGACATGCTCCTCCGCGCATTCTGCCGCCCGCAAGTAGATGCGATCGCCATCTCCTCTCCGACCTTCACCGCTTACCAGCATTTCGCAAACTTGCAGGGCGCGCGGGTGGTTGATGTTCCGCTCGGGCCCAATTTCGACTTCGGCGCGGAGCGCTTCATTGCCGGGGTGAGGGGGCAGGGCGTCAAGCTCGCCTTCATCTGTTCGCCGAACAACCCCACTGGGAATGAAGTCGACCCGGCCGCGGTGCTGCGCGTCGCCGATGCGCTCGATGAAGTGATCGTCGTCGTGGACGAGGCGTATCTGGAGTTCTCCTCGACACCTAGTCTTGCCATCGCAGCAAGCGCGCGTCCGAACCTCGTCGTGCTCAAGACCCTGTCAAAGGCCTATGGCCTCGCGGGAGCGCGGGTGGGCGCGGCAATCGGCAACGCCGATCTCATTGCGATTGCGTCGCGAGTATTGCCGCCATATCCGTTGCCAACCCTGTCGATTGAGGCGGCTTTGGCTGCGCTCAATCCAGCGCGCCGCGCGCTTCATGAGGAGCGGATCAACCGGATAAAGTCGGAACGTGACCGGCTGGCGCCTTTGCTCGCGACATCGCCATTGATCCGGTCGGTGCGCAATGGCGGCGGCAATTTTCTCTTCCTCGAAGTAGAAGATCCGGAAGCCCGAGCCTCGGAGCTTCGCAGGTTGGGCATCAGGGTGCGCTTCCGACCTCAGGCCGCGCCGGGCGGACTGCGGCTGACTATTGGCACCGAAGCAGAAAATGCAGCGGCCTTGTCTGCTTTTGGAATCAATGAACGCGGGAACTGTGCCCGCAAGGCGGACGTCGTGCGCGAAACCAAGGAAACGAGCATTGCGGTTGCGATCGACCTCGACAGTCCCTCGCCGCGCAGGGTTCATACTGGAATCCCGTTCTACGACCACATGCTCGACCAGGTGGCCGCTCACGGGGGGTTCAGTCTTGTCCTCGAGTGTGATGGAGACCTTGAGATCGATGCCCATCACAGCGTCGAGGATTGCGCCATCACGTTAGGAACTGCTCTATCCAACGCCTTGGGCGAGCGGCGGGGGATCGGCCGGTTCGGCTTTGCGCTCCCGATGGATGAAGCCGAGGCGCAGGTTTTGATCGACGTGTCGGGCCGACCTTTCAGTCGATTCGAAGGGCAATTTTCAGCGAGTCACATTGGCGACTACCCCACCGAGATGACGGAACATGTGTTTCGGTCTTTTGCTGACAGTCTGGGCGCCGCCATTCACGTCCGGGTTGAGGGCGACAATGACCACCATAAGACCGAAGCCTGTTTCAAGGCGTTCGGTCGGGCATTGCGCCAGGCGATCCGCTTCGACGGTGACGCGCAGGCACTGCCGAGCACCAAAGGCGTACTGTGA
- the folK gene encoding 2-amino-4-hydroxy-6-hydroxymethyldihydropteridine diphosphokinase, whose translation MPHATHLYAIAIGSNRPHGRFGRPTGVVEAAIASLDRDFDLFDASPIMLNAAHGGAGRDFANAVALVESDLTPRAMLTALKQIERSFGRRSGRRWGARVLDLDLILWSGGRHRDRRLQIPHSSLASREFVLGPLAAIAPGWRVHGSTTVRHLAHRLAHRSPRS comes from the coding sequence GTGCCGCATGCAACGCACCTCTATGCCATCGCGATCGGCTCCAATCGCCCGCATGGACGCTTCGGGCGCCCGACTGGCGTCGTCGAAGCGGCAATTGCCAGCCTCGACCGCGACTTTGACCTATTCGACGCGTCTCCAATCATGCTCAACGCGGCGCACGGAGGTGCCGGGCGCGATTTCGCCAACGCAGTTGCGTTGGTCGAAAGCGATCTGACACCGCGAGCAATGCTCACGGCCCTCAAACAGATCGAGCGCAGCTTCGGACGGCGCTCGGGGCGTCGCTGGGGCGCGCGCGTGCTCGACCTCGACCTGATCCTATGGAGCGGCGGGCGTCACCGTGATCGCCGGCTTCAAATCCCACACAGTTCGCTTGCAAGCCGCGAATTCGTGCTCGGCCCTTTGGCGGCAATCGCACCGGGCTGGCGGGTGCATGGATCGACGACAGTTCGCCATCTTGCGCATCGCCTTGCTCACCGCTCGCCACGCAGCTAA
- a CDS encoding 1-(5-phosphoribosyl)-5-[(5-phosphoribosylamino)methylideneamino] imidazole-4-carboxamide isomerase translates to MIVYPAMDLMGGKAVRLKQGRFDDKTAYDTDPVEALRAFQDAGSRWAHIVDLDGARAKAPIQHELIRSLAASTSLSLQVGGGFRDAGHIADMLDAGVERVVIGSLAVQQPAMVNGWLNDFGADRITISIDVRMSGGQPMAAVGGWAEASDRTLWEVAAQYADLRHVLITDIGRDGMLQGPNFKLLDEAVERLPHLAIQASGGVSSVEDLKRLCTNGVIVGKALWEGRVSLEEALFVARA, encoded by the coding sequence ATGATCGTCTACCCCGCAATGGATCTGATGGGCGGCAAGGCCGTGCGCTTGAAGCAGGGGCGGTTCGACGACAAAACCGCCTACGACACCGATCCTGTTGAGGCCCTCCGCGCTTTCCAGGATGCGGGTTCGCGATGGGCTCATATCGTCGACCTCGATGGCGCCCGCGCGAAGGCGCCTATTCAGCATGAGTTGATACGATCGCTAGCGGCTTCCACGAGCCTGAGCCTGCAGGTCGGCGGGGGCTTCCGGGATGCAGGCCACATCGCGGACATGCTCGATGCTGGCGTCGAGCGCGTGGTCATCGGGAGTCTGGCCGTGCAACAGCCGGCCATGGTGAACGGATGGCTGAACGACTTCGGGGCTGATCGCATCACCATTTCGATCGATGTCAGGATGTCGGGCGGACAGCCGATGGCCGCTGTCGGAGGCTGGGCGGAGGCGAGCGACCGTACTTTGTGGGAGGTCGCTGCGCAGTATGCCGATTTGCGGCATGTGCTGATCACCGACATCGGCCGTGACGGGATGCTCCAAGGGCCGAATTTTAAGCTTCTGGACGAGGCCGTTGAGCGGCTCCCGCATCTGGCCATTCAGGCTTCTGGTGGGGTCTCGAGCGTTGAGGATCTCAAGCGGCTGTGCACCAACGGCGTCATCGTTGGCAAAGCCCTGTGGGAAGGCCGCGTCAGTCTGGAAGAGGCATTGTTCGTTGCCCGCGCGTAG
- the hisIE gene encoding bifunctional phosphoribosyl-AMP cyclohydrolase/phosphoribosyl-ATP diphosphatase HisIE — protein sequence MRDRNAPLTRDDIASLDWDKMGGLLPAIVQDRTSGRVLMVGYMNQEALSATLKSGLATFFSRSKDRLWQKGETSGNALLVDAIFADCDADALLVLAAPKGPTCHLGSDSCFGAAPTCGAGWLEELSMIVRDRARSADSTSYTRTLLAAGRGRIAQKVGEEGVEVALAAVSRPASECAEELADLIYHLTVLMESLELGWGDVIDLLQERHFASSSTAAS from the coding sequence ATGCGGGATCGAAACGCGCCGCTAACGCGCGACGACATCGCCAGCCTCGATTGGGACAAAATGGGCGGCCTACTTCCCGCGATCGTCCAGGATCGCACTTCGGGACGCGTCCTGATGGTGGGATACATGAATCAGGAAGCGCTTTCCGCGACGTTGAAGAGCGGCCTGGCCACCTTCTTCAGCCGATCAAAGGACCGCCTGTGGCAGAAGGGTGAGACCAGCGGCAATGCGTTGCTGGTCGATGCCATTTTTGCCGACTGCGACGCGGATGCACTGCTCGTGCTCGCGGCGCCGAAAGGCCCTACCTGCCATTTGGGAAGCGACAGCTGTTTCGGCGCTGCACCCACGTGCGGCGCCGGCTGGCTCGAAGAGCTGAGCATGATCGTCAGGGATCGAGCGCGTTCCGCCGATTCTACAAGTTACACGCGCACGCTGCTTGCGGCCGGGCGGGGTCGCATTGCGCAAAAAGTGGGTGAGGAAGGCGTGGAGGTCGCACTTGCGGCGGTTTCGCGTCCGGCTTCCGAATGCGCGGAGGAACTGGCCGACCTGATCTACCATCTGACGGTTCTGATGGAGTCGCTCGAGCTCGGCTGGGGCGACGTCATCGACCTTCTACAGGAACGTCACTTCGCAAGCAGCTCGACTGCGGCTTCGTAA
- a CDS encoding inositol monophosphatase family protein, with protein sequence MDHDLADFAIELAMAARQETLREQPGGHNAQDKSDGGQYDPVTDADRAAETVIRDMISRKFPHHGISGEEFAETLGQGSIRWSIDPIDGTRSYICGLPTWTTLIAMLDGIDPVLGLIDAPCLDEIYVGGEDGAVLIRGNDRRAISTSGCKRLAEARFSTTDPYLFGSANSRLQRVLDAIRVARFGHDAYAYARLAAGSIDLVIESGLKPHDYYALIPVVRAADGHFGDWHGGEDFASGNVIAAASRELYEAAVELLAK encoded by the coding sequence ATGGACCACGATCTGGCGGACTTCGCCATCGAGCTGGCAATGGCGGCACGGCAAGAAACCCTGCGGGAGCAGCCGGGCGGTCATAACGCGCAAGATAAATCCGACGGTGGGCAATACGACCCAGTGACGGACGCGGACCGGGCAGCCGAGACCGTCATCCGTGACATGATTTCCCGCAAATTTCCCCATCACGGGATTTCTGGTGAGGAATTTGCTGAGACCCTCGGACAGGGCTCCATCCGCTGGAGCATCGATCCCATTGACGGAACGCGCTCGTACATTTGCGGCCTGCCAACTTGGACAACGCTCATCGCCATGTTGGACGGCATCGATCCCGTCCTCGGGTTAATCGACGCCCCCTGCCTCGATGAAATTTACGTCGGGGGCGAGGATGGCGCTGTGCTCATTCGGGGCAATGACCGGCGCGCTATCTCGACTAGCGGCTGCAAGCGTTTGGCTGAAGCGCGCTTTTCAACCACGGATCCCTATTTGTTCGGCTCTGCGAACAGCAGACTGCAACGGGTGCTGGACGCAATCCGCGTCGCTCGGTTCGGGCATGACGCATACGCCTACGCGCGCCTTGCTGCCGGCAGCATCGATCTGGTGATCGAAAGCGGGTTGAAACCGCACGATTATTACGCGCTGATCCCGGTCGTACGTGCGGCCGATGGTCATTTTGGCGACTGGCATGGTGGCGAGGATTTCGCCAGCGGCAATGTCATCGCCGCCGCTTCGCGCGAGCTTTACGAAGCCGCAGTCGAGCTGCTTGCGAAGTGA